One Clarias gariepinus isolate MV-2021 ecotype Netherlands chromosome 5, CGAR_prim_01v2, whole genome shotgun sequence genomic region harbors:
- the LOC128524244 gene encoding zinc finger protein 345-like isoform X3, whose product MMMSSAGDSQLSSRCSQADDPAPSQMSEEVKIETSGGGTSGSVGHASLVEQQSSAVQMKLTPQDCVKKEETPELNICTSENDLNDVPDGSSIKEEETEDNDYLYCEICKSHFFNKCEVHGSPLFITDTPVPMGVDDRASQTLPPGLVIRKSGILGAGLGVFNNGETVPVGAHFGPYQGELVEREEAMNSEYCWMISKSKQHNEYLDAKRETYANWMRYVNCAHKDGKQNLMAFQYQGGIFYRCCQPINPGQEFLVWYEADYAKGLGPTFDFLWNKKCHTNEVNNSLLQVFSCSICPRYYTSQIYLNKHIRTCHYEEPERMPKSAEVKDEVPLPTNAPSTQQTLKYEMQKEINHSSYGGKHFTHLSLLKTHPHSHTGQKPYHCSQCGKSFTHHKTFQRHQRNHIGKKPYQCSQCGKRFPYQSYLQIHERIHTGEKPYHCLQCGKSFTFQSNLQAHQHIHTGEKPYRCSQCGKGFIYQSTLQLHQRIHTGEKPYRCSQCGKRFPYQSTFQRHQQIHTGQKPFQCPQCGKSFSQQSHLYEHQRSHTGEKPYLCSQCGKSFTYKSNLLLHQRIHTGEKPYHCTQCGKSFICQNHLRIHQRIHTGEKPYHCSQCGKSFSQQNYLYQHQRSHTGEKPYHCSQCGKSFSQQSSLYRHQRSHTAEKPFQCSECGKSFPQQRTLYRHLRSHTKEKLFPCTQCGKSFSQQNNLQVHQRIHTREKPYHCSQCGKSFSQKSTLHRHHRSHTGEKPYQCTQCGKSFSQQSNLQVHQRIHTREKPYHCLQCGNSFSQKSSLHRHQRSHTGEKPYHCSQCGRRFSQQSNLHRHQCSYPGEKLYHCLQCGKSFSEHRNLQDHQQSHADEKPYHCSQSI is encoded by the exons atgatgatgagttcGGCAGGAGACAGTCAGCTCTCCTCCAGATGCTCTCAGGCTGATGATCCTGCTCCCTCACAG ATGTCTGAGGAGGTGAAAATAGAGACGTCAGGTGGCGGGACCTCAGGCTCAGTGGGACACGCCTCCCTGGTGGAGCAGCAGAGTAGTGCCGTCCAAATGAAGCTTACACCTC aagacTGTGTGAAGAAAGAGGAAACGCCAGAGCTGAACATCTGCACCAGTGAAAACGACCTGAACGATGTTCCTGATGGTTCCTCCATTAAAGAGGAAGAAACTGAAGATAACGACTACCTCT ACTGTGAAATTTGCAAATCCCACTTCTTCAACAAGTGTGAGGTTCACGGTTCACCCCTCTTCATCACTGATACCCCTGTTCCAATGGGGGTTGATGACCGAGCCAGTCAGACTCTTCCTCCTGGTCTAGTGATTCGGAAGTCTGGAATTCTTGGTGCAGGACTGGGGGTGTTTAATAACGGAGAGACTGTTCCAGTCGGTGCACATTTCGGACCATACCAGGGAGAGCTGGTAGAACGAGAGGAAGCCATGAACAGTGAATACTGCTGGATG atatCCAAGAGCAAGCAGCACAATGAATACCTAGATGCCAAGAGAGAAACATATGCTAACTGGATGAG GTATGTGAATTGTGCTCATAAGGATGGTAAGCAGAACCTTATGGCCTTTCAATATCAAGGGGGAATTTTTTATCGATGCTGTCAACCCATTAATCCAGGACAGGAGTTCTTGGTGTGGTACGAAGCAGATTATGCCAAAGGTCTCGGTCCTACGTTTGATTTCCTATGGAACAAAAAGTGCCACACAAACG AAGTAAACAACAGTTTATTACAAGTCTTCTCCTGCTCTATTTGTCCACGTTACTATACATCTCAAATTTATCTCAACAAACACATCAGGACATGCCACTATGAGGAGCCTGAGAGAATGCCGAAATCAGCAGAGGTTAAAGATGAAGTTCCTTTGCCCACAAATGCGCCCAGTACTCAGCAAACATTAAAGTATGAAatgcagaaggaaattaatcaCTCCTCATATGGTGGAAAGCATTTTACTCATCTGAGTCTTCTCAAAACACATCCACATAGTCACACAGGACAGAAGCCCtatcactgctcacagtgtgggaagagttttactcatCATAAAACTTTTCAACGACATCAGCGCAATCACATAGGAAAAAAGCcatatcagtgctcacagtgtgggaaacGCTTTCCTTATCAAAGTTATCTCCAGATCCATGaacgcattcacacaggagaaaagccgtatcactgcctacagtgtgggaaaagttttacttttCAGAGTAATCTCCAGGCACAtcaacacattcacacaggagagaagccgtatcgaTGCTCACAGTGTGGTAAAGGTTTTATTTATCAGAGTACTCTCCAGTTacatcagcgcattcacacaggagagaagccatatcgctgctcacagtgtggaaagcgTTTTCCTTATCAGAGTACTTTCCAACGACACCAGCAGATTCATACAGGGCAGAAACCGTTTCAGTGcccacagtgtgggaagagtttctCTCAACAGAGTCATCTCTACGAACATCAGCGCAGTCACACAGGCGAGAAACCCTATctgtgctcacagtgtgggaaaagtTTTACTTACAAAAGTAATCTCCTGCTacatcagcgcattcacacaggagagaagccatatcacTGCACACAGTGtggaaaaagttttatttgtcagAATCATCTCCGGATtcatcagcgcattcacacaggagagaagccataccactgctcacagtgtgggaagagtttctCTCAACAGAATTATCTCTACCAACATCAGCGCagtcacacaggagagaagccgtatcactgctcacaATGTGGGAAGAGTTTCTCTCAACAGAGTTCTCTCTACAGACATCAGCGCAGCCACACAGCAGAGAAGCCATTTCAGTGCTCAGAGTGTGGGAAAAGTTTTCCTCAACAGAGGACTCTCTACCGACATCTGCGCAGTCATACCAAGGAGAAGCTGTTTCCTTgcacacagtgtggaaagagtttctCACAACAGAATAATCTTCAGGTacatcagcgcattcacacaagagagaagccatatcactgctcacagtgCGGAAAGAGTTTCTCTCAAAAGAGTACTCTTCATCGACATCACCGCagtcacacaggagagaagccgtatcagtgcaCACAATGTGGGAAAAGTTTCTCTCAGCAGAGTAATCTCCAGGTACATCAACGCATTCACACaagagagaagccgtatcattGCTTGCAGTGTGGAAATAGTTTCTCACAAAAGAGTTCTCTCCACCGACATCAGCGTagtcacacaggagagaagccgtatcactgctcacaATGTGGAAGGCGTTTCTCTCAACAAAGTAATCTCCACCGACATCAGTGTAGTTACCCAGGAGAGAAGCTGTATCACTGcttacagtgtgggaagagtttctCTGAACATAGGAATCTCCAAGATCACCAGCAAAGTCACGCAGATGAAAAGCCATATCACTGCTCACAGTCAATTTAA
- the LOC128524244 gene encoding zinc finger protein 271-like isoform X2, which produces MTSGNERVMMMSSAGDSQLSSRCSQADDPAPSQMSEEVKIETSGGGTSGSVGHASLVEQQSSAVQMKLTPHCVKKEETPELNICTSENDLNDVPDGSSIKEEETEDNDYLYCEICKSHFFNKCEVHGSPLFITDTPVPMGVDDRASQTLPPGLVIRKSGILGAGLGVFNNGETVPVGAHFGPYQGELVEREEAMNSEYCWMISKSKQHNEYLDAKRETYANWMRYVNCAHKDGKQNLMAFQYQGGIFYRCCQPINPGQEFLVWYEADYAKGLGPTFDFLWNKKCHTNEVNNSLLQVFSCSICPRYYTSQIYLNKHIRTCHYEEPERMPKSAEVKDEVPLPTNAPSTQQTLKYEMQKEINHSSYGGKHFTHLSLLKTHPHSHTGQKPYHCSQCGKSFTHHKTFQRHQRNHIGKKPYQCSQCGKRFPYQSYLQIHERIHTGEKPYHCLQCGKSFTFQSNLQAHQHIHTGEKPYRCSQCGKGFIYQSTLQLHQRIHTGEKPYRCSQCGKRFPYQSTFQRHQQIHTGQKPFQCPQCGKSFSQQSHLYEHQRSHTGEKPYLCSQCGKSFTYKSNLLLHQRIHTGEKPYHCTQCGKSFICQNHLRIHQRIHTGEKPYHCSQCGKSFSQQNYLYQHQRSHTGEKPYHCSQCGKSFSQQSSLYRHQRSHTAEKPFQCSECGKSFPQQRTLYRHLRSHTKEKLFPCTQCGKSFSQQNNLQVHQRIHTREKPYHCSQCGKSFSQKSTLHRHHRSHTGEKPYQCTQCGKSFSQQSNLQVHQRIHTREKPYHCLQCGNSFSQKSSLHRHQRSHTGEKPYHCSQCGRRFSQQSNLHRHQCSYPGEKLYHCLQCGKSFSEHRNLQDHQQSHADEKPYHCSQSI; this is translated from the exons acgtgtgatgatgatgagttcGGCAGGAGACAGTCAGCTCTCCTCCAGATGCTCTCAGGCTGATGATCCTGCTCCCTCACAG ATGTCTGAGGAGGTGAAAATAGAGACGTCAGGTGGCGGGACCTCAGGCTCAGTGGGACACGCCTCCCTGGTGGAGCAGCAGAGTAGTGCCGTCCAAATGAAGCTTACACCTC acTGTGTGAAGAAAGAGGAAACGCCAGAGCTGAACATCTGCACCAGTGAAAACGACCTGAACGATGTTCCTGATGGTTCCTCCATTAAAGAGGAAGAAACTGAAGATAACGACTACCTCT ACTGTGAAATTTGCAAATCCCACTTCTTCAACAAGTGTGAGGTTCACGGTTCACCCCTCTTCATCACTGATACCCCTGTTCCAATGGGGGTTGATGACCGAGCCAGTCAGACTCTTCCTCCTGGTCTAGTGATTCGGAAGTCTGGAATTCTTGGTGCAGGACTGGGGGTGTTTAATAACGGAGAGACTGTTCCAGTCGGTGCACATTTCGGACCATACCAGGGAGAGCTGGTAGAACGAGAGGAAGCCATGAACAGTGAATACTGCTGGATG atatCCAAGAGCAAGCAGCACAATGAATACCTAGATGCCAAGAGAGAAACATATGCTAACTGGATGAG GTATGTGAATTGTGCTCATAAGGATGGTAAGCAGAACCTTATGGCCTTTCAATATCAAGGGGGAATTTTTTATCGATGCTGTCAACCCATTAATCCAGGACAGGAGTTCTTGGTGTGGTACGAAGCAGATTATGCCAAAGGTCTCGGTCCTACGTTTGATTTCCTATGGAACAAAAAGTGCCACACAAACG AAGTAAACAACAGTTTATTACAAGTCTTCTCCTGCTCTATTTGTCCACGTTACTATACATCTCAAATTTATCTCAACAAACACATCAGGACATGCCACTATGAGGAGCCTGAGAGAATGCCGAAATCAGCAGAGGTTAAAGATGAAGTTCCTTTGCCCACAAATGCGCCCAGTACTCAGCAAACATTAAAGTATGAAatgcagaaggaaattaatcaCTCCTCATATGGTGGAAAGCATTTTACTCATCTGAGTCTTCTCAAAACACATCCACATAGTCACACAGGACAGAAGCCCtatcactgctcacagtgtgggaagagttttactcatCATAAAACTTTTCAACGACATCAGCGCAATCACATAGGAAAAAAGCcatatcagtgctcacagtgtgggaaacGCTTTCCTTATCAAAGTTATCTCCAGATCCATGaacgcattcacacaggagaaaagccgtatcactgcctacagtgtgggaaaagttttacttttCAGAGTAATCTCCAGGCACAtcaacacattcacacaggagagaagccgtatcgaTGCTCACAGTGTGGTAAAGGTTTTATTTATCAGAGTACTCTCCAGTTacatcagcgcattcacacaggagagaagccatatcgctgctcacagtgtggaaagcgTTTTCCTTATCAGAGTACTTTCCAACGACACCAGCAGATTCATACAGGGCAGAAACCGTTTCAGTGcccacagtgtgggaagagtttctCTCAACAGAGTCATCTCTACGAACATCAGCGCAGTCACACAGGCGAGAAACCCTATctgtgctcacagtgtgggaaaagtTTTACTTACAAAAGTAATCTCCTGCTacatcagcgcattcacacaggagagaagccatatcacTGCACACAGTGtggaaaaagttttatttgtcagAATCATCTCCGGATtcatcagcgcattcacacaggagagaagccataccactgctcacagtgtgggaagagtttctCTCAACAGAATTATCTCTACCAACATCAGCGCagtcacacaggagagaagccgtatcactgctcacaATGTGGGAAGAGTTTCTCTCAACAGAGTTCTCTCTACAGACATCAGCGCAGCCACACAGCAGAGAAGCCATTTCAGTGCTCAGAGTGTGGGAAAAGTTTTCCTCAACAGAGGACTCTCTACCGACATCTGCGCAGTCATACCAAGGAGAAGCTGTTTCCTTgcacacagtgtggaaagagtttctCACAACAGAATAATCTTCAGGTacatcagcgcattcacacaagagagaagccatatcactgctcacagtgCGGAAAGAGTTTCTCTCAAAAGAGTACTCTTCATCGACATCACCGCagtcacacaggagagaagccgtatcagtgcaCACAATGTGGGAAAAGTTTCTCTCAGCAGAGTAATCTCCAGGTACATCAACGCATTCACACaagagagaagccgtatcattGCTTGCAGTGTGGAAATAGTTTCTCACAAAAGAGTTCTCTCCACCGACATCAGCGTagtcacacaggagagaagccgtatcactgctcacaATGTGGAAGGCGTTTCTCTCAACAAAGTAATCTCCACCGACATCAGTGTAGTTACCCAGGAGAGAAGCTGTATCACTGcttacagtgtgggaagagtttctCTGAACATAGGAATCTCCAAGATCACCAGCAAAGTCACGCAGATGAAAAGCCATATCACTGCTCACAGTCAATTTAA
- the LOC128524244 gene encoding zinc finger protein 883-like isoform X5 — protein sequence MGVDDRASQTLPPGLVIRKSGILGAGLGVFNNGETVPVGAHFGPYQGELVEREEAMNSEYCWMISKSKQHNEYLDAKRETYANWMRYVNCAHKDGKQNLMAFQYQGGIFYRCCQPINPGQEFLVWYEADYAKGLGPTFDFLWNKKCHTNEVNNSLLQVFSCSICPRYYTSQIYLNKHIRTCHYEEPERMPKSAEVKDEVPLPTNAPSTQQTLKYEMQKEINHSSYGGKHFTHLSLLKTHPHSHTGQKPYHCSQCGKSFTHHKTFQRHQRNHIGKKPYQCSQCGKRFPYQSYLQIHERIHTGEKPYHCLQCGKSFTFQSNLQAHQHIHTGEKPYRCSQCGKGFIYQSTLQLHQRIHTGEKPYRCSQCGKRFPYQSTFQRHQQIHTGQKPFQCPQCGKSFSQQSHLYEHQRSHTGEKPYLCSQCGKSFTYKSNLLLHQRIHTGEKPYHCTQCGKSFICQNHLRIHQRIHTGEKPYHCSQCGKSFSQQNYLYQHQRSHTGEKPYHCSQCGKSFSQQSSLYRHQRSHTAEKPFQCSECGKSFPQQRTLYRHLRSHTKEKLFPCTQCGKSFSQQNNLQVHQRIHTREKPYHCSQCGKSFSQKSTLHRHHRSHTGEKPYQCTQCGKSFSQQSNLQVHQRIHTREKPYHCLQCGNSFSQKSSLHRHQRSHTGEKPYHCSQCGRRFSQQSNLHRHQCSYPGEKLYHCLQCGKSFSEHRNLQDHQQSHADEKPYHCSQSI from the exons ATGGGGGTTGATGACCGAGCCAGTCAGACTCTTCCTCCTGGTCTAGTGATTCGGAAGTCTGGAATTCTTGGTGCAGGACTGGGGGTGTTTAATAACGGAGAGACTGTTCCAGTCGGTGCACATTTCGGACCATACCAGGGAGAGCTGGTAGAACGAGAGGAAGCCATGAACAGTGAATACTGCTGGATG atatCCAAGAGCAAGCAGCACAATGAATACCTAGATGCCAAGAGAGAAACATATGCTAACTGGATGAG GTATGTGAATTGTGCTCATAAGGATGGTAAGCAGAACCTTATGGCCTTTCAATATCAAGGGGGAATTTTTTATCGATGCTGTCAACCCATTAATCCAGGACAGGAGTTCTTGGTGTGGTACGAAGCAGATTATGCCAAAGGTCTCGGTCCTACGTTTGATTTCCTATGGAACAAAAAGTGCCACACAAACG AAGTAAACAACAGTTTATTACAAGTCTTCTCCTGCTCTATTTGTCCACGTTACTATACATCTCAAATTTATCTCAACAAACACATCAGGACATGCCACTATGAGGAGCCTGAGAGAATGCCGAAATCAGCAGAGGTTAAAGATGAAGTTCCTTTGCCCACAAATGCGCCCAGTACTCAGCAAACATTAAAGTATGAAatgcagaaggaaattaatcaCTCCTCATATGGTGGAAAGCATTTTACTCATCTGAGTCTTCTCAAAACACATCCACATAGTCACACAGGACAGAAGCCCtatcactgctcacagtgtgggaagagttttactcatCATAAAACTTTTCAACGACATCAGCGCAATCACATAGGAAAAAAGCcatatcagtgctcacagtgtgggaaacGCTTTCCTTATCAAAGTTATCTCCAGATCCATGaacgcattcacacaggagaaaagccgtatcactgcctacagtgtgggaaaagttttacttttCAGAGTAATCTCCAGGCACAtcaacacattcacacaggagagaagccgtatcgaTGCTCACAGTGTGGTAAAGGTTTTATTTATCAGAGTACTCTCCAGTTacatcagcgcattcacacaggagagaagccatatcgctgctcacagtgtggaaagcgTTTTCCTTATCAGAGTACTTTCCAACGACACCAGCAGATTCATACAGGGCAGAAACCGTTTCAGTGcccacagtgtgggaagagtttctCTCAACAGAGTCATCTCTACGAACATCAGCGCAGTCACACAGGCGAGAAACCCTATctgtgctcacagtgtgggaaaagtTTTACTTACAAAAGTAATCTCCTGCTacatcagcgcattcacacaggagagaagccatatcacTGCACACAGTGtggaaaaagttttatttgtcagAATCATCTCCGGATtcatcagcgcattcacacaggagagaagccataccactgctcacagtgtgggaagagtttctCTCAACAGAATTATCTCTACCAACATCAGCGCagtcacacaggagagaagccgtatcactgctcacaATGTGGGAAGAGTTTCTCTCAACAGAGTTCTCTCTACAGACATCAGCGCAGCCACACAGCAGAGAAGCCATTTCAGTGCTCAGAGTGTGGGAAAAGTTTTCCTCAACAGAGGACTCTCTACCGACATCTGCGCAGTCATACCAAGGAGAAGCTGTTTCCTTgcacacagtgtggaaagagtttctCACAACAGAATAATCTTCAGGTacatcagcgcattcacacaagagagaagccatatcactgctcacagtgCGGAAAGAGTTTCTCTCAAAAGAGTACTCTTCATCGACATCACCGCagtcacacaggagagaagccgtatcagtgcaCACAATGTGGGAAAAGTTTCTCTCAGCAGAGTAATCTCCAGGTACATCAACGCATTCACACaagagagaagccgtatcattGCTTGCAGTGTGGAAATAGTTTCTCACAAAAGAGTTCTCTCCACCGACATCAGCGTagtcacacaggagagaagccgtatcactgctcacaATGTGGAAGGCGTTTCTCTCAACAAAGTAATCTCCACCGACATCAGTGTAGTTACCCAGGAGAGAAGCTGTATCACTGcttacagtgtgggaagagtttctCTGAACATAGGAATCTCCAAGATCACCAGCAAAGTCACGCAGATGAAAAGCCATATCACTGCTCACAGTCAATTTAA
- the LOC128524244 gene encoding zinc finger protein 345-like isoform X4 yields MEDLQRSTAQMSEEVKIETSGGGTSGSVGHASLVEQQSSAVQMKLTPQDCVKKEETPELNICTSENDLNDVPDGSSIKEEETEDNDYLYCEICKSHFFNKCEVHGSPLFITDTPVPMGVDDRASQTLPPGLVIRKSGILGAGLGVFNNGETVPVGAHFGPYQGELVEREEAMNSEYCWMISKSKQHNEYLDAKRETYANWMRYVNCAHKDGKQNLMAFQYQGGIFYRCCQPINPGQEFLVWYEADYAKGLGPTFDFLWNKKCHTNEVNNSLLQVFSCSICPRYYTSQIYLNKHIRTCHYEEPERMPKSAEVKDEVPLPTNAPSTQQTLKYEMQKEINHSSYGGKHFTHLSLLKTHPHSHTGQKPYHCSQCGKSFTHHKTFQRHQRNHIGKKPYQCSQCGKRFPYQSYLQIHERIHTGEKPYHCLQCGKSFTFQSNLQAHQHIHTGEKPYRCSQCGKGFIYQSTLQLHQRIHTGEKPYRCSQCGKRFPYQSTFQRHQQIHTGQKPFQCPQCGKSFSQQSHLYEHQRSHTGEKPYLCSQCGKSFTYKSNLLLHQRIHTGEKPYHCTQCGKSFICQNHLRIHQRIHTGEKPYHCSQCGKSFSQQNYLYQHQRSHTGEKPYHCSQCGKSFSQQSSLYRHQRSHTAEKPFQCSECGKSFPQQRTLYRHLRSHTKEKLFPCTQCGKSFSQQNNLQVHQRIHTREKPYHCSQCGKSFSQKSTLHRHHRSHTGEKPYQCTQCGKSFSQQSNLQVHQRIHTREKPYHCLQCGNSFSQKSSLHRHQRSHTGEKPYHCSQCGRRFSQQSNLHRHQCSYPGEKLYHCLQCGKSFSEHRNLQDHQQSHADEKPYHCSQSI; encoded by the exons atggagGATCTACAgcgatctacagctcag ATGTCTGAGGAGGTGAAAATAGAGACGTCAGGTGGCGGGACCTCAGGCTCAGTGGGACACGCCTCCCTGGTGGAGCAGCAGAGTAGTGCCGTCCAAATGAAGCTTACACCTC aagacTGTGTGAAGAAAGAGGAAACGCCAGAGCTGAACATCTGCACCAGTGAAAACGACCTGAACGATGTTCCTGATGGTTCCTCCATTAAAGAGGAAGAAACTGAAGATAACGACTACCTCT ACTGTGAAATTTGCAAATCCCACTTCTTCAACAAGTGTGAGGTTCACGGTTCACCCCTCTTCATCACTGATACCCCTGTTCCAATGGGGGTTGATGACCGAGCCAGTCAGACTCTTCCTCCTGGTCTAGTGATTCGGAAGTCTGGAATTCTTGGTGCAGGACTGGGGGTGTTTAATAACGGAGAGACTGTTCCAGTCGGTGCACATTTCGGACCATACCAGGGAGAGCTGGTAGAACGAGAGGAAGCCATGAACAGTGAATACTGCTGGATG atatCCAAGAGCAAGCAGCACAATGAATACCTAGATGCCAAGAGAGAAACATATGCTAACTGGATGAG GTATGTGAATTGTGCTCATAAGGATGGTAAGCAGAACCTTATGGCCTTTCAATATCAAGGGGGAATTTTTTATCGATGCTGTCAACCCATTAATCCAGGACAGGAGTTCTTGGTGTGGTACGAAGCAGATTATGCCAAAGGTCTCGGTCCTACGTTTGATTTCCTATGGAACAAAAAGTGCCACACAAACG AAGTAAACAACAGTTTATTACAAGTCTTCTCCTGCTCTATTTGTCCACGTTACTATACATCTCAAATTTATCTCAACAAACACATCAGGACATGCCACTATGAGGAGCCTGAGAGAATGCCGAAATCAGCAGAGGTTAAAGATGAAGTTCCTTTGCCCACAAATGCGCCCAGTACTCAGCAAACATTAAAGTATGAAatgcagaaggaaattaatcaCTCCTCATATGGTGGAAAGCATTTTACTCATCTGAGTCTTCTCAAAACACATCCACATAGTCACACAGGACAGAAGCCCtatcactgctcacagtgtgggaagagttttactcatCATAAAACTTTTCAACGACATCAGCGCAATCACATAGGAAAAAAGCcatatcagtgctcacagtgtgggaaacGCTTTCCTTATCAAAGTTATCTCCAGATCCATGaacgcattcacacaggagaaaagccgtatcactgcctacagtgtgggaaaagttttacttttCAGAGTAATCTCCAGGCACAtcaacacattcacacaggagagaagccgtatcgaTGCTCACAGTGTGGTAAAGGTTTTATTTATCAGAGTACTCTCCAGTTacatcagcgcattcacacaggagagaagccatatcgctgctcacagtgtggaaagcgTTTTCCTTATCAGAGTACTTTCCAACGACACCAGCAGATTCATACAGGGCAGAAACCGTTTCAGTGcccacagtgtgggaagagtttctCTCAACAGAGTCATCTCTACGAACATCAGCGCAGTCACACAGGCGAGAAACCCTATctgtgctcacagtgtgggaaaagtTTTACTTACAAAAGTAATCTCCTGCTacatcagcgcattcacacaggagagaagccatatcacTGCACACAGTGtggaaaaagttttatttgtcagAATCATCTCCGGATtcatcagcgcattcacacaggagagaagccataccactgctcacagtgtgggaagagtttctCTCAACAGAATTATCTCTACCAACATCAGCGCagtcacacaggagagaagccgtatcactgctcacaATGTGGGAAGAGTTTCTCTCAACAGAGTTCTCTCTACAGACATCAGCGCAGCCACACAGCAGAGAAGCCATTTCAGTGCTCAGAGTGTGGGAAAAGTTTTCCTCAACAGAGGACTCTCTACCGACATCTGCGCAGTCATACCAAGGAGAAGCTGTTTCCTTgcacacagtgtggaaagagtttctCACAACAGAATAATCTTCAGGTacatcagcgcattcacacaagagagaagccatatcactgctcacagtgCGGAAAGAGTTTCTCTCAAAAGAGTACTCTTCATCGACATCACCGCagtcacacaggagagaagccgtatcagtgcaCACAATGTGGGAAAAGTTTCTCTCAGCAGAGTAATCTCCAGGTACATCAACGCATTCACACaagagagaagccgtatcattGCTTGCAGTGTGGAAATAGTTTCTCACAAAAGAGTTCTCTCCACCGACATCAGCGTagtcacacaggagagaagccgtatcactgctcacaATGTGGAAGGCGTTTCTCTCAACAAAGTAATCTCCACCGACATCAGTGTAGTTACCCAGGAGAGAAGCTGTATCACTGcttacagtgtgggaagagtttctCTGAACATAGGAATCTCCAAGATCACCAGCAAAGTCACGCAGATGAAAAGCCATATCACTGCTCACAGTCAATTTAA